From Glycine max cultivar Williams 82 chromosome 11, Glycine_max_v4.0, whole genome shotgun sequence, the proteins below share one genomic window:
- the LOC100800613 gene encoding probable N-acetyltransferase HLS1 isoform X2, producing MGEELSPTLVVREFDLNKDRERVETVERSCEVGPSGKLSLFTDMLGDPICRVRHSPAFLMLVAEIGEEIVGMIRGCIKTVTCGKRLSRNGKYNNTNVKHVPVYTRVAYILGLRVAPNQRMGIGLKLVHRMESWFRDNDAEYSYMATERDNLASIKLFTDKCGYSKFRNPSILVNPVFAHRARVSPRVTIVSLSPSDAEFVYRRHFATTEYFPRDIDSILNNKLNLGTFLALPNGSYSAETWPGPDLFLSDPPHSWAMVSVWNTKEVFTLEVRGASRLKRTLAKTSRLVDRALPWLRLPSMPDLFRPFGFQFMYGLGGEGPEGVKMVKALCGFVHNLAMEKGCSVVATEVSSNEPLRFGIPHWKMLSCEDLWCMKRLGEDYSDGSVGDWTKSQPGMSIFVDPREV from the exons ATGGGTGAGGAGCTATCACCTACGTTGGTTGTGAGAGAGTTCGACCTGAATAAAGACCGAGAGAGAGTAGAAACCGTTGAAAGGTCATGCGAAGTTGGACCCAGCGGCAAGCTTTCTCTCTTCACCGACATGCTCGGCGACCCAATTTGCAGGGTCCGCCATTCACCTGCTTTTCTCATGCTG GTAGCGGAGATTGGCGAAGAGATAGTAGGAATGATAAGAGGTTGCATAAAAACTGTCACATGCGGGAAAAGATTGTCCAGAAATGGAAAATACAACAACACTAATGTGAAACATGTCCCAGTGTACACCAGAGTCGCATATATACTAGGCCTTCGCGTTGCTCCCAACCAACG AATGGGAATAGGGTTGAAACTAGTGCATAGAATGGAGTCTTGGTTCAGAGATAACGATGCGGAGTATTCTTACATGGCAACGGAAAGAGACAATTTAGCATCCATTAAACTCTTCACCGACAAATGCGGGTATTCAAAATTTCGTAATCCGTCCATTCTTGTCAACCCAGTTTTTGCTCACCGAGCAAGGGTGTCTCCAAGGGTCACAATCGTAAGTCTTTCTCCCTCAGACGCCGAGTTTGTCTACCGTCGCCATTTTGCCACAACAGAATATTTCCCGCGCGACATTGACTCAATTCTGAACAACAAACTAAATTTGGGAACATTTTTGGCGCTCCCAAATGGGTCCTACAGTGCCGAGACGTGGCCCGGCCCGGATCTTTTTCTGTCGGACCCACCGCACTCCTGGGCCATGGTCAGTGTGTGGAACACTAAGGAAGTGTTCACGCTCGAGGTGCGTGGTGCGTCGCGCTTGAAACGCACACTTGCAAAGACGTCCCGGTTGGTGGACCGGGCCTTGCCGTGGCTGCGGTTACCGTCGATGCCGGACTTGTTTAGGCCGTTTGGGTTTCAGTTCATGTACGGGCTGGGAGGCGAAGGCCCAGAGGGTGTGAAGATGGTGAAGGCCCTGTGTGGGTTCGTGCACAACCTCGCTATGGAAAAAGGGTGTAGTGTGGTGGCCACGGAAGTGTCCTCAAACGAGCCCTTAAGGTTCGGAATACCCCACTGGAAGATGCTGTCGTGTGAAGATTTATGGTGTATGAAGCGGTTGGGCGAGGATTACAGTGACGGTTCCGTTGGTGACTGGACCAAATCTCAGCCCGGCATGTCCATTTTTGTTGACCCGAGAGAGGTCTAA
- the LOC100800613 gene encoding probable N-acetyltransferase HLS1 isoform X1, protein MGEELSPTLVVREFDLNKDRERVETVERSCEVGPSGKLSLFTDMLGDPICRVRHSPAFLMLVAEIGEEIVGMIRGCIKTVTCGKRLSRNGKYNNTNVKHVPVYTRVAYILGLRVAPNQRRMGIGLKLVHRMESWFRDNDAEYSYMATERDNLASIKLFTDKCGYSKFRNPSILVNPVFAHRARVSPRVTIVSLSPSDAEFVYRRHFATTEYFPRDIDSILNNKLNLGTFLALPNGSYSAETWPGPDLFLSDPPHSWAMVSVWNTKEVFTLEVRGASRLKRTLAKTSRLVDRALPWLRLPSMPDLFRPFGFQFMYGLGGEGPEGVKMVKALCGFVHNLAMEKGCSVVATEVSSNEPLRFGIPHWKMLSCEDLWCMKRLGEDYSDGSVGDWTKSQPGMSIFVDPREV, encoded by the exons ATGGGTGAGGAGCTATCACCTACGTTGGTTGTGAGAGAGTTCGACCTGAATAAAGACCGAGAGAGAGTAGAAACCGTTGAAAGGTCATGCGAAGTTGGACCCAGCGGCAAGCTTTCTCTCTTCACCGACATGCTCGGCGACCCAATTTGCAGGGTCCGCCATTCACCTGCTTTTCTCATGCTG GTAGCGGAGATTGGCGAAGAGATAGTAGGAATGATAAGAGGTTGCATAAAAACTGTCACATGCGGGAAAAGATTGTCCAGAAATGGAAAATACAACAACACTAATGTGAAACATGTCCCAGTGTACACCAGAGTCGCATATATACTAGGCCTTCGCGTTGCTCCCAACCAACG TAGAATGGGAATAGGGTTGAAACTAGTGCATAGAATGGAGTCTTGGTTCAGAGATAACGATGCGGAGTATTCTTACATGGCAACGGAAAGAGACAATTTAGCATCCATTAAACTCTTCACCGACAAATGCGGGTATTCAAAATTTCGTAATCCGTCCATTCTTGTCAACCCAGTTTTTGCTCACCGAGCAAGGGTGTCTCCAAGGGTCACAATCGTAAGTCTTTCTCCCTCAGACGCCGAGTTTGTCTACCGTCGCCATTTTGCCACAACAGAATATTTCCCGCGCGACATTGACTCAATTCTGAACAACAAACTAAATTTGGGAACATTTTTGGCGCTCCCAAATGGGTCCTACAGTGCCGAGACGTGGCCCGGCCCGGATCTTTTTCTGTCGGACCCACCGCACTCCTGGGCCATGGTCAGTGTGTGGAACACTAAGGAAGTGTTCACGCTCGAGGTGCGTGGTGCGTCGCGCTTGAAACGCACACTTGCAAAGACGTCCCGGTTGGTGGACCGGGCCTTGCCGTGGCTGCGGTTACCGTCGATGCCGGACTTGTTTAGGCCGTTTGGGTTTCAGTTCATGTACGGGCTGGGAGGCGAAGGCCCAGAGGGTGTGAAGATGGTGAAGGCCCTGTGTGGGTTCGTGCACAACCTCGCTATGGAAAAAGGGTGTAGTGTGGTGGCCACGGAAGTGTCCTCAAACGAGCCCTTAAGGTTCGGAATACCCCACTGGAAGATGCTGTCGTGTGAAGATTTATGGTGTATGAAGCGGTTGGGCGAGGATTACAGTGACGGTTCCGTTGGTGACTGGACCAAATCTCAGCCCGGCATGTCCATTTTTGTTGACCCGAGAGAGGTCTAA